CTTCGGAAGATCATTAACATCCATTTCCGGATACTTGTTGTATATTTCTGCTGTCAATAGAAGTTCTACAATGTCAAGGGTTGTCGTGTCGGACATGTTCTTACCTGTGTAATGGGAATAATTTGATGAATAATTTGTATTGCTCATGTTCCTGAGCAGTTAAGTGAACCATACGATTATGTGGTTCTTTTAGATATAATTTATGTGTTTGAGTCCGATCGAATTTTATGATCTCTCACTTATTTTCATGGGACAATTCGAACATATCCTTTTTTCGGAAAATATATCTCTCCTTTTTGGAGTAATTTTTCCAATGTTCTTTCAAAGATTTCCTAATCAAGATCCTGCCTGAGTGCATGGTCGTGAAGTTCGATCATCTGCATTTCACTCTGTGCTTTTTCAAGAATGGATAATATGGTCTTTACAGGATCCTTCCTTTTAGGTCTATTCGTGGCAGATGTATGTTTTACAGGTGTTTGAATAGTATGATCATTTGTGTTAGGTGTATGCGTTGTAGGTTTGGGCATAACATGATGGGGGTTTACCTGAAAAGTCAGGTTTGTGTCCTCTCCTGTGGAGCTGGATGCAAAAGTTGAGAACGTGGACTTGTCCGATATTGTGTCATATCCTTTTCCCAGTATGTTTGCCTGTAGCTTTGTGCGTACTGCAATGGCATCTTCAAGGACATCCGTTGTGTGAAATATCCTCAATTTTCTTGTCTGCAATGTAGCTCCGCATCGCTGGCATTTCGTGGTCTTTGCACCTTTTTGTTCTATCAACTGTGCAGACTTCCTGCATTTTGGACACACTATGACCGAATAAACTGGCATCACTGACTGGTTGTACTGTCTCGTATAAGTATGGCACCCTGCCAAAGGCATAGCCTTCAATTTATCAACGATGATGTCATAACTTCCTCCCATGATACGGGTAGCTACAAGATCGGATATTCCTTCGATCGTAGAGATCGAGAACATTTCCTTTGACGTTCCATGGTCTTCACGTGTGTTCCGTTCCTATGCGAATTACCCTGGTTTTATTGTCATGGAGTCGGATGGTG
This genomic stretch from Methanococcoides sp. AM1 harbors:
- a CDS encoding DUF5817 domain-containing protein; translated protein: MGGSYDIIVDKLKAMPLAGCHTYTRQYNQSVMPVYSVIVCPKCRKSAQLIEQKGAKTTKCQRCGATLQTRKLRIFHTTDVLEDAIAVRTKLQANILGKGYDTISDKSTFSTFASSSTGEDTNLTFQVNPHHVMPKPTTHTPNTNDHTIQTPVKHTSATNRPKRKDPVKTILSILEKAQSEMQMIELHDHALRQDLD